From Xiphophorus hellerii strain 12219 chromosome 20, Xiphophorus_hellerii-4.1, whole genome shotgun sequence, the proteins below share one genomic window:
- the LOC116710831 gene encoding protein phosphatase 1 regulatory subunit 1A yields METGSPRKIQFTVPLLDTHLDPEAAEQIRRRRPTPATLVASSDQSSPEIDEDRLPNQLYKAALLNSPRQRRKGQKGTPTMKELQFLVEHHLYRQQQGAGDECSSESCLSDRPSPDSVPTGEELPHDDEATAEAFEKLRCQMEEFSRESLLDAGGELECPLSKEKNDCVATVADPSSQKENALTDTKAGASSANQPSGKKTKKVSLETKK; encoded by the exons ATGGAAACTGGGAGCCCCAGAAAGATTCAGTTCACCGTCCCCCTGCTGGACACCCACCTGGACCCAGAGGCAGCAGAACAA ATCAGAAGACGCAGACCCACACCTGCAACTCTGGTGGCATCCAGTGATCAGTCCTCACCAG AAATAGATGAAGATCGGCTTCCAAACCAGTTGTATAAG GCTGCTCTGTTGAATTCTCCCCGACAACGAAGAAAAGGACAAAAGGGAACACCAACAATGAAAG agctgcagtttcttgTAGAACATCACCTGTACAGGCAGCAGCAGGGAGCTGGAGACGAGTGCTCCTCAGAGAGCTGTTTGTCTGACCGGCCCAGTCCCGACTCTGTTCCCACTGGTGAGGAGCTCCCACATGATGACGAAGCCACTGCAGAGGCCTTTGAAAAGCTGCGCTGCCAAATGGAAG AGTTCTCCAGAGAGAGCCTATTAGATGCTGGCGGTGAACTTGAGTGCCCCCTCTCCAAGGAGAAAAACGATTGTGTGGCCACCGTAGCAGATCCCTCGTCCCAGAAAGAAAATGCACTTACAG ACACAAAGGCAGGAGCATCCAGTGCAAATCAGCCATCAGGGAAGAAGACGAAGAAAGTCAGCCTCGagacaaagaaataa